One genomic window of Prosthecobacter algae includes the following:
- the epsC gene encoding serine O-acetyltransferase EpsC: protein MTSYKEVGGINHVDCGALPSKQAIATLCEDLLQVLFPGFYSQDAVSSHDLELMTHELVASTRERLRTEIRRSLRLRDQTGNHHEEAMKLVCDFMVKLPEVRRLLQTDVQAAYEGDPAARSYEEIILAYPGLEAIAIQRTAHQLYSMGVPLIPRMMTEWAHGRTGIDIHPGAQIGSHFFIDHGTGVVIGETCSIGTRVKLYQGVGLVARSLAQGQALAGKKRHPTIGDNVTIYAGATIVGGDTVVGARSTIGANVFLMESVAEDMIYALGDQEHRIRDRKNTPLTKVPKTADSDKA, encoded by the coding sequence ATGACCTCATACAAGGAGGTCGGCGGGATCAACCACGTGGATTGCGGGGCTTTGCCGTCCAAACAGGCGATCGCCACGCTCTGTGAAGACCTGCTGCAGGTGCTTTTCCCGGGGTTTTACTCTCAAGATGCGGTCTCCTCCCATGACCTGGAGCTGATGACGCATGAGCTGGTGGCCAGCACGCGGGAGCGGCTGCGCACGGAGATCCGCCGAAGTCTGCGCCTGCGTGACCAGACGGGCAATCACCACGAGGAGGCGATGAAGCTGGTCTGTGATTTCATGGTGAAGCTGCCCGAGGTGCGGCGGCTATTGCAAACGGACGTGCAGGCTGCCTATGAAGGCGACCCTGCGGCGCGGAGCTATGAGGAGATCATCCTGGCCTACCCAGGCCTGGAGGCCATCGCCATCCAGCGCACAGCGCACCAGCTTTACAGCATGGGCGTGCCGCTGATCCCCCGCATGATGACGGAATGGGCCCATGGCCGCACAGGCATCGACATCCACCCCGGGGCCCAGATCGGCAGCCACTTTTTCATCGATCACGGCACGGGTGTGGTGATCGGCGAGACGTGCAGCATCGGCACCCGGGTGAAGCTTTACCAAGGCGTGGGTCTCGTGGCGCGCTCCCTGGCCCAAGGGCAAGCGCTGGCTGGGAAGAAACGCCACCCCACCATCGGAGATAACGTCACCATTTACGCTGGGGCCACGATTGTCGGTGGAGATACGGTGGTGGGTGCCCGCAGCACCATCGGCGCGAACGTTTTCCTGATGGAAAGCGTGGCCGAAGATATGATCTACGCCCTGGGTGACCAGGAGCACCGCATCCGCGACCGCAAGAACACACCATTGACCAAAGTGCCTAAAACGGCCGATTCTGATAAGGCCTGA
- a CDS encoding SprT-like domain-containing protein, producing the protein MLNLSQLVLDFQAGIRGSLAERALARPLYAEPAPEAPAAPVKEENGNLRDVELTELCQQLLHSIDLAGAAKLVSVQWNSRLRSTAGYASFPSWKIELNPKLQEFEGQVDRTMRHELAHLVAYHRAGRRRIEPHGPEWQQACADLGIPGESARHRLPLPRREVKRNYAYACAHCGLTVQRVRKFSRYTACRECCGKYNGGQYDAKFRFVLIQDLRSKE; encoded by the coding sequence ATGCTGAACCTTTCCCAGCTCGTTCTCGACTTTCAAGCCGGCATCCGCGGCAGCCTAGCCGAGCGTGCCCTGGCCCGCCCGCTGTATGCAGAGCCTGCACCCGAGGCCCCGGCTGCCCCAGTGAAGGAAGAAAATGGCAATCTGCGGGACGTTGAGCTGACGGAACTGTGCCAGCAGTTGCTGCACAGCATTGATCTCGCGGGCGCGGCCAAGCTGGTCTCCGTACAATGGAACAGCCGGCTGCGCAGCACCGCCGGTTACGCCAGCTTTCCCTCTTGGAAGATTGAGCTGAATCCGAAGTTGCAGGAATTCGAGGGCCAGGTAGACCGCACGATGCGGCATGAATTGGCCCATCTGGTGGCCTATCACCGGGCAGGACGCCGACGCATCGAACCTCACGGTCCAGAGTGGCAGCAGGCCTGTGCTGACCTGGGCATCCCCGGTGAAAGTGCGCGCCATCGCCTGCCCCTACCCCGCCGAGAGGTGAAAAGGAACTACGCCTATGCCTGCGCCCACTGTGGCCTCACCGTCCAGCGGGTGCGTAAATTCAGCCGTTACACGGCCTGTCGCGAGTGCTGCGGCAAGTACAATGGCGGCCAGTATGATGCGAAGTTCCGCTTTGTGCTGATCCAGGATCTGCGCAGCAAGGAGTGA